One genomic window of Branchiostoma floridae strain S238N-H82 chromosome 4, Bfl_VNyyK, whole genome shotgun sequence includes the following:
- the LOC118414457 gene encoding golgin subfamily A member 4-like isoform X11 has product MAFTGSSLPSPTEMTIASLRNSLDILQIENTSLKADLERERGVIRHMHRDQFAKIKDLRDQEQKNVSMKVEAVKNQLQLEKEQELAKLRESLNKEHNAEVQKILRQKENEMRQMQVMFNREKLELQTRLNAAQKGGANTDRLNSNVEAEKSRLQQEITSLKEAKKKLEGELSSMTAADRQKAGELRQAHDQLQQQAAKLRKEADQQVRRLMTEMKSREHVIEQLEKDLDSQAGQAERLRVEREEMERQMQLGSTSPDRTTSPRRRAGSVEGSVEEKDQMRKIWKLEGDKTTMAKQVKDLESQVRPLVDKNQRLERKLDELAGTVKRKDEENRRLREQLDIVDTRLRKEAATRSRTNSQSSLPTDDLEQLKSTITDLKRHIADSEKRRELVSLRKKKSKLPSPRKKGAKSRGVVETYFGYDEEASVSWDSESSFSVDTNSELDISFSEDSSVFGSETPEKDKLEASMQQLTQEHLQLQRAFQLLQEHLAATTDVEREGKMRAQLQNDLLSAQAKIEDLQRALSTQGQDTGWVEEKERLSLENRQLQDRIHQLEGVEKQLQHQVLDTEEQMELLEFRILELEEKERSSPLLKGPKDFVSGEKTSSVDGAKRQFANSDDDYSAIQRLCNDEGLQDINVFEMKRKLEDVTQKEDLDSEEQLVLLQARTILDLVDKKLKDWRSLEDDLGHTVKKLTEEKTVLTKQMSQSEDDHGATQQHLQAANQRIKELEVQTVAEAQSAREATATVIQSLEDENAQLKLMEAKARAEKDVARQQADKLEGIVEELKQKLQSSTQGRTYENELLFQNLDKLKEAQKRLSDLEQEEERHKAYIKQLEDIRASYESDPESPLALSSSDVLQKITELETRRKELENIPHEDTSSLKERIQDLEDSERKLKEKVDELSVQGESLKEENSQLKERVELLEGSDKELRGLVEELSTSEVSLKAENSELKENILKQSESSLQDIDGQKERIEDLEENVNRYKELIDRLTDSSSKLEVENADLKEKLQDLEVQKHSVEDSTATTNPTRSIDSENRIRKIEEENRKIKAQAEDLAARESILQEENHNLKEIIEDIEKQASEFKEMMEKMTASEKRLEDKNAKLRDEVSRLKSVEEENDRLRMEAKKHNNTQEELTHALESVRAAEVELKKECLSLKEKIWLLEEKETTLKEVVKDFKTTEGDLQEENNRLKDELEDLQETMKELEIAGSSLPGFSSEGSRARGSSMDLDEDETELWKKLENWEFKRDSNSSANTTKVSEEKETQTEAEDVTPLAMPTRVPIPVEDKETQTVNVAKEVEPDLRKTSMTIRIPKILEEKNIQTEGQEEDNIITNVEKENVRLMQKIRELEDSLRSSAGQDQSSPLPEKPEEPKVGYGFAHFWPDVSESAKKRIRELEASKYALQEELERVRKCESHLRTRNTELETSIHLLSANLSRAQEGKDQPEDYESFKEDQEQQECAIGTLEMATMVFEQKLAHQKAIGDGLDRAIFGVDPAECRRVNCPLLGKHHQLLQEEERLKLKIKELEVTVTTYKEQLILLKGAEKDDLLQKVLDLEVQQKSLTEENKVMARESEALRIQVSDLKAAEEDWRMRVQELEGIGQSGTESESESHARRTIKELEMSERRLQLELEEAKATAETLKDRVLELERIERELREELAKTKQERDEATENDKSLSRRIHELEESESQLRSRLTDAEAKEMVLTESLNCANEKARELGESLKCANTKVDELGEAARDFTDREAKLAERIGTLEKSEQELMEKLEKVNSESQPEDQGQSEDLLVERVAELEASEAALQERVEILEKSEKDLLEKLDKANAIAEQSSEVENEVQHLREQVRDFEQAEMQHKERISGLEALEGFLPQPVEKSEQDLTEKPEKADDMSELHDLSSEAGSDLQSLRRQLSDFEETEAQLRERIAELEASEQALQERVEILEKSEEELMEKLEKVSSISQPEDPGSDPGSELQWLRSQLIDSEETETQLKARIADLEASEDALRETLGQADSIMSEREAGFKDQIEVLHLTQVKLKERIFELETSEEELKEQLFEFGVVFDDGDLNKKKERKKSVQNQETEGDSLADEIGKLQGTEDMSAAESFTESARLDKHEVNWENKCKELEAEEQLLSEKCKILEESKASLTQQVKDLQGSEENLKQEVEILNDVNGSLEKELEDLKTSEKALKDAVNELQQENGNLKDKIKELEQSEVSLKHRMSDFANTEETRTKPSENEEDLSELLEKVIQEKSDLEEKVQELEASEKLLRDRLQELQNADESGQQNKEDEEQSLALENSELKMRIQELEEAETALNKRVLDLRNAEAKKQHTVPEVERENAELKARLQGVDSGGLDDTVAELLKEKEELERKVLELEEKDLQQQERILEMEMGAQPSDTEEQTSSNQQKRLAELEEELQDAKKRVQELEGSEQALLDRLDELEYQQDGTDMVQLPRDELDRLKAQVQQQDSTDMVRLPREELDRLKAQVSLLRETEDKLDDLEEEEEELRDRIQHSRQSSRINSQASKLQKNFEALQQEHEELQAQVHQLKTKLRDATLAGPVSDVRNKRIQTDLSWMDITVDQHGRAVVAEPEIPRPVSSPARSPHTVGRLSPEQLDQEVQNLVNALPAGEAFMEAVPDGLVHCELVMVEEDEISPSLVQDPMKNVDIRNLLEQKLQQKPVSRGIPPLPTSTPPHFRPRSGSQVSQHTMGDVSDMDSEAEAPPLPSSAPPPTRPRAQTTESEGSEAGAVPTIQTSPPTPPPQEFPQLGSVAAKVATFTSPQDDAGSDTDQDGEDLPEEGAVAARVAAFEAQSPLKSPGDGSMPDSGLGRTLLGADSSLDTTATPPTGLFDPQEQINKWVENRRQRKGLSRGFTVPVGTRRRRFYDRSEENSLADDPPAQPAEDGAEDQNVRELQETIEQLQKNNQVKDDALKNLQKALEDLQGEVKDKEDQLDDVSKAERQLQEDIKKHARDLAHGREEIQYLEQTLRDKEEDLRKLREDQRQLERDLRAKEDAMATSTQMREKVLGQEKELHEKDDYLQNLEKQCRELKQEVERLRRELEKKERDSDVTYYKAQAQMKEGEIRQKDEELHRLRTENRKLEGEAQQADRQCRKLQKEKEGLQAHVARLQQLEHRCAELQKLQDTLKKENDQLLRKAEKLQKAEQEINLLRETVATLRAHLRDIEAVDKEKEDLRARLDAISDLKQRMEAIPTSDYDTDHPSRSSPYMMTRTLPADLNMKDFPARTPGAPTDSNTADMDEADSGRASDNSRRQMVRHSTPTTGASTSPSGGTRSSPLLDDIDVLPTRLDNGHAIRDDLDLVPVRRKRKQRPKLTAGQSSPEQMWELHQTLQDTHTNNYDVPFLPLPLPKLDSPDRRTRRPRTSPNSDGDRNKHGRDKTPHHSGARSHMSRSQQNPKRAGTHSSPQDALSRSHGPNWYPPPLNDGSSPLALTNGIAELELTNNHGVPSLANGMPSSLLTNGHRVPPVTNGVPASLLTNGHGSPHLANGLPASLLSNGFGGDRARHGSGASGSWLTVSSTADALSTVSQTTASPRQQGPPQPPSDLRILRAVGKSSVLVGWTLPPIDDMGNSNGVQVSGYKIKVDGEETQVVPSSHVSKALVEGLDLTVPFILSVQTMSTDRQLSDRVEVEFTDLQEPPSVLTSSRPSSAMSEDTSVYSDPVIEEPPRLYLAVYNYSPSRNSPNHYPEDELGLREGDVVTVFGPLREDGFYEGKVDGRRGLVPASFLEEISTSQDRPPTDTHRKQQRRSPSKRQVSKQKEGHRGSRRQGATTHKDRRQRIV; this is encoded by the exons GGATCTGTAGAGGAGAAAGATCAGATGAGAAAGATTTGGAAACTTGAGGGTGACAAGACCACTATG GCAAAACAGGTAAAGGATCTGGAGAGTCAGGTGCGGCCACTGGTGGACAAGAACCAGCGTCTGGAGAGAAAACTGGACGAGCTGGCGGGGACGGTCAAGAGGAAAGATGAGGAGAACCGCAGACTG AGAGAACAGCTGGACATAGTTGACACACGGTTACGTAAGGAGGCGGCCACCCGCAGCCGGACCAACTCTCAGTCCAGCCTGCCCACTGACGACCTGGAGCAGCTGAAGAGCACCATCACAGACCTCAAGAGACACATAGCT GACAGTGAGAAAAGGAGAGAGCTGGTTTCACTCAGGAAAAAGAAATCCAAACTCCCCAGTCCCAGGAAGAAAGGAGCCAAG TCCCGTGGTGTGGTGGAGACGTACTTTGGTTATGACGAGGAGGCCAGCGTGTCCTGGGATTCAGAGTCCTCCTTCTCTGTTGACACCAATTCTGAACTGGACATCTCTTTCTCTGAAGAT AGTTCAGTCTTTGGTTCAGAGACA CCTGAAAAGGACAAGCTGGAGGCGTCCATGCAGCAGCTGACTCAGGAGCACCTGCAGCTGCAAAGGGCATTCCAGCTGCTGCAGGAGCACCTGGCAGCTACCACAGATGTGGAGAGGGAGGGGAAG atGCGAGCCCAGCTGCAGAATGACCTGCTGTCTGCCCAGGCTAAGATTGAGGACCTGCAGCGAGCGCTGAGCACACAGGGGCAGGACACGGGGTGGGTGGAGGAGAAGGAGAGACTCAGCCTGGAGAACAGACAGCTACAGGACAGGATACACCAGTTAGAAG GTGTGGAGAAGCAGCTGCAGCACCAGGTGTTGGACACAGAGGAGCAGATGGAGCTGCTGGAGTTCCGTATCCTGGAGCTGGAGGAGAAGGAGCGCTCCTCCCCACTCCTCAAG GGGCCTAAGGACTTTGTTTCGGGAGAGAAGACCTCATCAGTAGATGGTGCCAAG CGCCAGTTTGCTAACAGTGATGATGACTACAGTGCCATACAGAGATTGTGCAATGATGAGGGCTTGCAG GACATCAATGTGTTTGAGATGAAGAGAAAGTTAGAAGACGTCACACAGAAAGAG GATTTGGATTCTGAGGAACAGCTTGTTCTGCTGCAGGCCAGGACAATACTAGACCTGGTGGATAAG AAACTGAAAGACTGGAGATCATTAGAAGATGACCTCGGACATACAGTAAAGAAACTGACAGAGGAAAAG ACTGTCCTGACCAAGCAGATGTCCCAGAGTGAAGATGATCACGGGGCAACACAACAGCACCTACAGGCAGCTAACCAG AGAATTAAGGAGTTGGAAGTCCAGACAGTTGCTGAAGCCCAGTCTGCTCGGGAGGCCACTGCGACTGTGATCCAGTCTCTAGAAGACGAGAACGCCCAGCTGAAACTCATGGAGGCCAAGGCCAGGGCAGAGAAGGATGTTGCCAGGCAACAGGCAGACAAGCTGGAAGGAATTGTGGAGGAACTGAAGCAGAAGCTGCAGAGTTCAACCCAAGGTCGCACCTACGAGAACGAGCTTCTGTTTCAGAACCTGGACAAACTCAAGGAGGCCCAGAAG AGACTGTCTGACTTGGAGCAGGAAGAGGAGAGACACAAGGCCTACATCAAACAGCTGGAAGACATCAGG GCTAGTTATGAGTCTGACCCAGAGTCCCCCCTGGCACTGTCATCATCAGATGTGCTGCAGAAG ATAACGGAATTGGAGACCAGGAGAAAAGAATTGGAGAATATTCCTCAT gaGGACACCTCAAGTCTTAAGGAAAGAATTCAAGACCTGGAAGACAGTGAGAGAAAACTTAAGGAGAAGGTTGATGAGTTGTCTGTCCAGGGTGAGTCCTTAAAGGAGGAGAACTCTCAGCTGAAGGAAAGAGTGGAATTACTAGAAGGCAGTGATAAGGAGCTGCGGGGCTTGGTGGAGGAACTGTCCACATCAGAGGTCTCACTTAAAGCAGAAAACTCAGAACTTAAAGAAAATATTCTCAAACAGTCAGAAAGTTCCTTGCAGGATATTGATGGACAGAAAGAGAGAATAGAAGATTTAGAGGAAAACGTCAACAGATATAAGGAGCTTATTGACAGGCTTACAGACTCAAGCAGTAAACTTGAGGTTGAAAATGCTGATCTTAAAGAAAAGCTACAAGACCTTGAGGTGCAGAAACATTCTGTTGAAGACAGCACTGCCACAACAAATCCAACAAGAAGTATTGACTCAGAAAATAGAATACGCAAAATAGAAGAGGAAAATAGAAAAATCAAGGCCCAAGCAGAGGATCTGGCTGCCAGAGAAAGCATTCTACAAGAAGAAAACCACAACTTGAAGGAGATTATTGAAGACATTGAAAAGCAGGCCAGTGAGTTCAAGGAAATGATGGAGAAGATGACTGCATCAGAGAAACGTCTTGAGGACAAAAATGCCAAACTCAGGGATGAAGTTTCCAGGCTGAAGTCTGTAGAAGAGGAAAATGACAGATTAAGAATGGAGGCCAAGAAACACAACAATACTCAAGAAGAGTTGACACATGCATTAGAAAGTGTGAGGGCTGCTGAAGTTGAGCTAAAGAAGGAGTGTCTGAGCTTAAAGGAAAAAATCTGGCTTCTAGAAGAGAAAGAGACAACTCTGAAGGAAGTTGTCAAAGACTTCAAGACCACAGAGGGTGACCTTCAGGAGGAGAACAACAGACTGAAGGATGAACTTGAAGATCTTCAGGAAACTATGAAAGAGTTGGAGATTGCAGGGAGTAGTTTGCCTGGGTTTAGTTCAGAAGGCTCAAGAGCGAGAGGCAGCTCCATGGACCTCGATGAAGATGAGACAGAGTTGTGGAAAAAACTTGAGAATTGGGAGTTCAAGAGAGACAGCAATTCATCTGCCAATACTACAAAGGTATCTGAGGAGAAAGAGACACAGACAGAGGCTGAAGATGTTACTCCTCTTGCCATGCCAACAAGGGTTCCTATTCCTGTGGAAGACAAAGAGACACAGACAGTAAACGTAGCAAAGGAAGTGGAACCTGATCTCAGGAAGACTAGTATGACAATTAGGATTCCAAAGATTTTGGAGGAAAAAAACATACAGACAGAAGGACAGGAAGAGGACAACATAATTACAAATGTTGAGAAAGAGAATGTCAGGCTGATGCAAAAGATAAGGGAGCTTGAGGATTCCCTGAGGTCATCTGCAGGGCAGGATCAGAGCAGTCCACTCCCTGAGAAACCAGAGGAGCCCAAGGTTGGATATGGGTTTGCTCACTTTTGGCCGGATGTCAGCGAAAGTGCCAAGAAGAGGATCCGTGAGCTTGAAGCCAGCAAGTACGCCTTACAGGAGGAGCTTGAGCGGGTCAGGAAGTGTGAGTCTCACCTCCGTACTAGGAACACTGAGCTGGAAACATCCATACATCTGCTCAGCGCAAACCTGTCCAGAGCACAGGAGGGGAAAGACCAGCCAGAGGACTATGAAAGTTTCAAAGAGGACCAAGAGCAACAGGAGTGTGCTATTGGCACTTTGGAGATGGCCACCATGGTGTTTGAACAGAAACTGGCCCATCAGAAGGCAATAGGAGATGGGCTGGATCGTGCGATATTTGGAGTTGATCCTGCAGAATGCAGGAGAGTAAACTGTCCTCTGCTGGGGAAGCACCATCAGCTGCTGCAGGAAGAGGAGCGGCTGAAACTAAAGATTAAAGAACTGGAGGTAACAGTCACAACATACAAAGAGCAGCTGATTTTGTTGAAAGGTGCAGAAAAGGACGATCTCTTACAGAAAGTGTTGGACCTTGAAGTTCAACAAAAAAGTCTtacagaagaaaacaaagtgATGGCAAGAGAATCAGAAGCATTGCGAATCCAGGTTTCAGATCTGAAGGCAGCAGAAGAAGACTGGAGAATGAGGGTCCAGGAACTGGAGGGGATCGGACAGAGTGGTACTGAGAGCGAGAGTGAGAGCCATGCCAGACGCACGATCAAAGAGTTGGAGATGTCTGAAAGAAGGCTACAGCTAGAGTTGGAGGAAGCAAAGGCAACAGCTGAAACTCTGAAAGATAGGGTCTTGGAACTGGAGAGAATCGAAAGGGAGTTACGAGAAGAATTGGCAAAAACAAAGCAGGAGAGAGATGAAGCTACTGAGAATgacaagtctttgtcaagaaggATCCATGAGTTAGAAGAGTCTGAATCCCAGTTGAGGAGTAGACTTACAGATGCGGAGGCAAAGGAAATGGTACTGACTGAATCCCTGAACTGTGCTAATGAGAAGGCAAGAGAACTAGGTGAATCACTTAAGTGTGCAAACACTAAAGTTGATGAACTTGGTGAAGCTGCGAGAGACTTCACAGACAGAGAGGCAAAGCTGGCTGAACGTATTGGGACACTGGAGAAGTCAGAACAAGAGTTGATGGAAAAACTTGAGAAAGTGAACTCTGAATCTCAGCCTGAAGACCAAGGGCAGTCAGAGGACCTTCTAGTAGAAAGAGTTGCTGAGCTGGAAGCTTCAGAAGCTGCCCTGCAGGAACGTGTTGAAATTCTGGAAAAGTCTGAGAAGGACTTATTGGAGAAGCTTGATAAGGCCAATGCCATTGCAGAGCAGAGCAGTGAGGTTGAAAATGAAGTACAACATCTAAGAGAGCAAGTCAGGGACTTTGAACAAGCTGAAATGCAACATAAGGAAAGGATTTCTGGCCTTGAGGCTTTGGAAGGATTTCTTCCTCAGCCTGTTGAGAAATCTGAACAAGACTTGACAGAGAAGCCTGAAAAAGCTGATGACATGTCAGAGCTACATGATCTAAGCAGTGAAGCAGGAAGTGACTTGCAGTCATTAAGAAGGCAGTTGAGTGACTTTGAAGAAACAGAGGCTCAGCTGAGGGAAAGGATCGCTGAGCTGGAAGCTTCAGAACAAGCACTTCAAGAACGTGTTGAAATCCTGGAGAAGTCTGAAGAAGAGCTGATGGAGAAGCTTGAAAAAGTCAGTTCCATTAGTCAGCCTGAGGATCCAGGGAGTGACCCAGGCAGTGAATTACAGTGGCTTCGGAGTCAGCTGATTGACTCAGAGGAAACAGAGACACAGCTGAAGGCCAGAATCGCAGACCTGGAGGCTTCAGAAGATGCTCTCCGTGAGACGCTGGGACAGGCTGACAGCATCATGAGTGAGAGGGAGGCTGGCTTTAAGGACCAGATTGAAGTACTGCACCTCACACAGGTCAAGCTTAAGGAAAGAATCTTTGAGCTTGAGACATCCGAGGAAGAGCTCAAGGAGCAGCTGTTTGAGTTTGGGGTAGTCTTTGATGACGGTGATCTGAataagaagaaggaaagaaaaaagtcaGTGCAAAACCAGGAAACAGAAGGAGACTCTCTGGCAGATGAGATCGGGAAACTGCAGGGTACAGAAGACATGAGTGCAGCTGAGTCCTTCACAGAGAGTGCTAGATTAGACAAACATGAAGTCAACTGGGAGAACAAGTGCAAGGAGCTAGAGGCAGAAGAACAGCTCCTCTCAGAAAAATGTAAAATCTTGGAGGAATCTAAAGCATCGCTGACACAGCAGGTCAAGGACCTTCAAGGTTCTGAAGAAAACCTGAAGCAAGAAGTTGAGATTCTCAATGATGTAAATGGCTCCTTGGAGAAGGAGCTAGAAGACCTGAAAACATCAGAAAAAGCTCTGAAGGATGCAGTTAATGAGTTGCAGCAAGAAAATGGAAACCTCAAAGATAAGATCAAAGAGCTGGAGCAGTCAGAAGTCTCTTTGAAGCATAGAATGAGTGACTTTGCCAATACTGAGGAGACAAGAACAAAGCCAAGTGAGAATGAGGAGGATTTAAGTGAGCTACTAGAAAAAGTAATCCAGGAGAAGTCAGACCTAGAAGAGAAAGTTCAAGAACTTGAGGCATCAGAGAAGTTGCTAAGGGATAGATTACAGGAGCTCCAGAATGCAGACGAAAGTGGGCAACAAAATAAAGAGGACGAAGAACAGAGTCTGGCATTGGAGAATTCTGAGCTGAAAATGAGAATACAGGAGCTCGAGGAGGCAGAGACCGCACTGAACAAGAGGGTCCTTGACCTCAGGAATGCAGAAGCAAAGAAACAGCACACTGTTCCAGAGGTGGAGAGAGAGAATGCAGAACTGAAAGCCAGGCTGCAGGGAGTTGACTCCGGTGGGTTAGATGATACAGTAGCTGAGCTGCTGAAGGAGAAGGAGGAGCTGGAGAGGAAGGTTCTGGAGCTAGAGGAGAAGGACCTTCAGCAGCAGGAGAGGATTCTGGAGATGGAGATGGGAGCACAGCCTTCTGATACAGAG GAACAGACATCCTCCAATCAACAGAAAAGGTTAGCAGAATTGGAGGAGGAATTGCAAGATGCCAAAAAG AGAGTGCAGGAGCTTGAAGGAAGTGAGCAGGCTCTACTGGACAGACTGGATGAACTTGAGTACCAGCAGGATGGTACTGACATGGTACAGCTGCCCAGGGATGAGCTGGACAGGCTAAAGGCTCAGGTACAGCAACAAGACAGTACTGACATGGTGCGGCTGCCCAGGGAAGAGTTGGACAGGCTAAAGGCTCAG GTGTCACTCCTGAGGGAGACAGAGGACAAACTGGATGACcttgaagaggaggaggaagagctCAGGGACAGAATACAG CATTCAAGACAAAGTTCCAGGATCAACAGTCAAGCCTCAAAGCTCCAAAAG aattttgaggccctccagcAGGAACATGAGGAACTGCAGGCTCAGGTACATCAGCTCAAGACCAAGTTGAGG GATGCTACATTAGCCGGACCTGTCAGTGATGTTCGGAACAAGCGCATACAGACGGATCTTTCCTGGATGGACATCACTGTAGACCAGCATGGCCGCGCAGTGGTGGCAGAGCCGGAGATCCCCCGCCCCGTCTCCAGCCCGGCGCGGTCCCCCCACACGGTCGGCAGGCTGAGCCCGGAGCAGCTGGACCAGGAAGTACAGAACTTGGTAAACGCTCTCCCGGCGGGCGAAGCCTTCATGGAGGCCGTCCCAGACGGGCTTGTGCATTGTGAACTGGTGATGGTGGAGGAGGATGAAATATCCCCGTCCTTGGTGCAGGATCCCATGAAG AATGTGGACATTAGGAACCTGCTGGAACAAAAGCTACAACAGAAGCCTGTCTCCCGCGGCATTcctcccctccccacctccACTCCGCCACACTTCCGACCTCGCTCGGGATCCCAGGTATCCCAGCATACCATGGGGGATGTGTCAGACATGGACAGTGAAGCCGAAGCTCCGCCCCTCCCCAGCTCTGCCCCGCCTCCCACCCGCCCCAGAGCGCAGACGACAGAGTCCGAAGGGTCCGAGGCTGGGGCCGTCCCTACCATACAGACCTCCCCTccaaccccccctccccaggagtTCCCTCAGCTGGGTTCTGTGGCTGCCAAGGTCGCCACCTTTACCTCACCACAGGACGATGCTGGTTCTGATACTGATCAGGATGGGGAAG ACCTCCCAGAGGAAGGTGCTGTTGCAGCCCGTGTAGCAGCATTTGAGGCACAAAGTCCGCTGAAGTCCCCAGGAGATGGGAGCATGCCAGACAGTGGGCTAGGGAGGACACTACTGGGAGCAGACAGCAGCCTGGACACAACAGCTACTCCTCCCACTGGGCTGTTTGATCCTCAG GAGCAAATCAACAAGTGGGTTGAAAACCGTCGTCAGCGTAAGGGTCTGTCTCGTGGCTTCACTGTTCCGGTGGGGACCAGGCGCAGGCGGTTCTACGACAGGAGTGAGGAGAACAGCCTGGCAGACGATCCACCTGCACAACCTGCGGAGGATGGTGCTGAGGATCAAAATGTGAGGGAGTTACAGGAAACAATTGAACAACTGCAGAAGAACAACCAG GTGAAAGATGATGCTCTGAAGAATCTTCAGAAGGCCTTAGAAGATTTACAAGGAGAAGTGAAG GACAAGGAAGATCAGTTGGATGATGTCAGTAAGGCAGAGAGACAGCTGCAGGAAGATATCAAG AAACATGCTCGAGACCTGGCACATGGGAGGGAGGAGATCCAGTACCTGGAACAGACCCTGAGA GACAAGGAAGAGGACCTCCGGAAGCTGCGTGAGGATCAGAGACAGTTAGAGAGAGATCTCAGG GCCAAAGAAGATGCCATGGCAACTTCTACACAAATGAGAGAAAAG GTACTTGGTCAGGAAAAGGAACTCCATGAAAAGGATGACTACTTGCAGAACTTGGAGAAACAGTGTAGGGAACTGAAACAAGAG GTGGAAAGGTTGAGGCGTGAGCTGGAGAAGAAAGAACGTGACAGTGATGTTACCTACTACAAGGCCCAGGCACAGATGAAGGAAGGAGAGATCCGCCAAAAGGACGAGGAGCTGCACAGGCTGAGAACAGAG AACAGAAAGTTGGAGGGTGAAGCCcagcaggcagacagacagtgCCGTAAGCTGCAGAAGGAGAAGGAGGGCCTGCAGGCACATGTGGCACGGCTGCAGCAGCTAGAGCACAGGTGTGCAGAGCTGCAGAAACTACAGGACACCCTCAAGAAGGAG AATGACCAGCTGCTGAGGAAGGCAGAGAAGCTGCAGAAGGCGGAGCAGGAGATCAACCTGCTGCGGGAAACTGTGGCAACCCTGCGGGCACACCTGCGGGACATCGAGGCAGTCGACAAGGAGAAGGAGGATCTCAGGGCCAGGCTGGACGCCATCTCGGACCTAAAACAGAGG ATGGAAGCCATCCCGACCAGTGACTATGACACGGACCATCCCAGTAGAAGCTCCCCCTACATGATGACCCGTACTCTCCCTGCAGACCTCAACATGAAGGATTTTCCTGCCAGAACTCCTGGTGCCCCTACAGACAGCAACACTGCAGACATGGATGAG GCTGACAGTGGTAGAGCATCAGACAACAGTAGGAGACAGATGGTTCGACACAGTACCCCCACCACTGGTGCATCTACCTCCCCCAGTGGTGGTACCAGGTCATCACCCTTGTTGGATGATATTGACGTCCTCCCCACGCGGCTAGATAATGGACATGCCATCAGGGATGACCTGGACCTGGTGCCTGTACGAAGGAAAAGGAAACAGAGGCCAAAG TTGACTGCAGGTCAGTCCAGCCCTGAGCAGATGTGGGAGCTGCACCAGACCCTACAGGATACACACACCAACAACTATGATG TGCCGTTCCTGCCTCTCCCTCTCCCCAAGCTGGATTCTCCTGATCGCAGGACAAGGAGACCTCGAACTTCCCCCAATTCAGATGGCGATAGAAACAAGCATGGCAGAGACAAGACCCCACACCATAGTGGAGCAAGGTCTCACATGTCAAG ATCTCAGCAAAATCCAAAGCGAGCCGGCACCCATTCTTCACCACAAGATGCATTATCCAGATCACATGGACCAAACTGGTATCCACCCCCACTGAATGATGGTAGCTCCCCACTAGCGTTAACCAATGGAATTGCAGAACTTGAACTAACCAATAACCATGGAGTACCAAGTCTTGCCAATGGAATGCCATCATCTTTGTTGACCAATGGACATAGAGTGCCTCCTGTGACCAATGGGGTCCCAGCTTCCTTGCTGACCAATGGACATGGATCACCACATCTGGCCAATGGACTGCCAGCTTCCTTGTTGTCCAATGGCTTTGGAGGTGACAGAGCCCGACATGGCAGTGGTGCTAGTGGCAGCTGGCTGACTGTCTCCAGCACTGCTGATGCTTTGTCAACTGTCTCCCAGACGACAGCTTCCCCACGGCAACAAG GTCCCCCTCAGCCTCCCTCTGACCTGAGGATCCTCCGTGCTGTGGGCAAGTCCTCTGTACTGGTGGGCTGGACACTGCCTCCAATCGATGACATGGGAAACAGCAATGGGGTCCAAGTGTCAGGTTACAAG atcAAGGTAGATGGAGAGGAAACTCAAGTGGTGCCCAGTTCTCATGTCAGCAAG GCTCTAGTGGAGGGGTTGGATCTGACAGTGCCATTCATCCTGAGTGTACAGACCATGTCCACAGATAGGCAGCTGTCAGACAGGGTGGAGGTAGAGTTCACTGACCTCCAGGAGCCACCATCTGTACTGACATCGTCACGTCCCAGCTCCGCTATGTCTGAG GATACATCAGTTTACTCAGACCCTGTGATAGAGGAACCACCTCGCCTG TACCTGGCAGTGTACAACTATAGTCCCAGCAGGAACTCCCCCAACCACTACCCTGAGGACGAGCTGGGGCTGCGAGAAGGGGACGTTGTCACGGTGTTCGGCCCTCTGAGGGAGGACGGCTTCTACGAGGGAAAAGTAGACGGCAGGAGAGGCCTGGTCCCAGCCAGCTTCCTGGAGGAAATCTCTACATCTCAGGACAGACCtccaacagacacacacagaaag CAGCAGAGAAGATCACCCAGTAAGAGACAGGTGTCCAAACAGAAGGAGGGTCATCGGGGGTCTCGACGTCAGGGTGCTACAACACACAAAGACAGGAGACAG AGAATTGTATGA